The genome window TACTGGCGCAATAGCCGCTACCCGCAAGTCACACTGATCGACTGGAAGCCGTCGGGGGAGAATTAGGAATTAGGAATTAGGAATTAGGAATTGGCTCGTGTGTCAAATCCAGTTCGACAACTGGAATAAAACTGCCATTTTTTATTTAAATGACTACTTCCGCTTCTAAAATTCTTCTTGGTGTCAATGTCGACCACTGCGCGACAGTGCGTCAGGCGCGCTTTCGTGAGCATGCGCTTGATCATGGTAACGAGGTGGAGCCAGATCCAGTGGCGTTTGCGCTGCTCTGTGAAAAGGCCGGGGCCGATGGCATTACCATTCACCTGCGTGAAGATCGTCGCCATGTGCAGGATTCGGATGTGCGCCGTGCGCGTGAGCAAATCGGCACGCGTCTCAACCTAGAAATGGCCTGCACACCTGCGATGATCGAATACGCGCTGGAGCTGAAGCCAGATTCGGTCTGCCTCGTGCCGGAGAGTCGCGAAGAAGTGACGACTGAGGGCGGTTTGGATATCGTCGGGCAAAAAGCACGCGTGGGCGAAGTCGTCGCTGCGATGACGGATGCGGGCATTATCACGAGTTTATTTATCGATCCCGACCCTGCGCAGATTGAGGCCTCGGCCGAGCTAAAGGCTCCTTGGGTCGAGCTGCATACCGGTGCGTATGCGAATGCGTATTATGGCGAGCGTCGTGCTGCGGAGCTAGAGATTCTACGCAAGGGCGCGGAGCTCGCGCACAGTCTCGGACTCGTAGTGAATGCAGGGCACGGCATCAACTATACCAATATCACGGAGGTGCTGGAGATCCCGCATCTGCATGAGTTGAACATTGGGCATACTATTGTGAGCCGAGCTTTGTTTGTCGGCGTAGAGCAGGCGGTTCGCGAGATGAAGGCGTATTTGGTCTAGAAATGGTTTCGGCTGACTTAATCGTAAAAAAATAGTGTCTTTGCATGGAACTTGAGGCAAAGTATTGGTTTCTCAGGTAAAGACCCTAATTTTTGCCTCTTTTGAGACTTCCAATATGAAAGCGTTACCGTGTGCCCATCCTGTTCTTTCCTGTCAACAAGCTGCAACATTTGAGGCTTCTGTTCTCGCGGATGAATCTGCCGAATGGTCAGCGATGCAAAAGGCGGGGATCGGGATCGCTAAGGCGGTCTGCTTGGACTACCAAGAACTACAGCCATTACCACAGGGGCTGAATGTCTTGGCCTTGATCGGCAAGGGTAACAATGGCGGCGATGCCTTGATCGCATGTGGGCAGTTGCTCGCAGATTTTCCACGAGCGCGAGTCACCTTAATCTTTGCAGTCGATCCCGCGTCTTTAAAGCCCTTGGCCGCACGCGCGTATCAGCAGTTGAAAGGCCGTGTGAGTGCACATCAAGTGGATGCTGGCAGTGATGAGGCCACGATTTGGGAGCTGCTTAAGAGTGCTTCCGGTGGTCGCGCGTATGATATTTGCATTGATGGCTTGCTGGGTATGTCCTTTCAGCCACCAGTGCGTGAGCCTCTGCGTGCCTTGATCGAAGCGGTCAATCAATACGATCAAATACATCTGCGGGCTGCGGTCGATTTACCCAGTGGTAAGGGGGATGCGTCTGATGAGTTGTCGTTTCAGGCGGATTTCACTTATGCGACGGGTATTACGAAGCAAGTGTTGTTCGATGGGATCGCAGGATGCGGTCGCGTGCGTAGCATCGACCTAGGATTTTTTACAACGCCTGAAGGTGCTGAGGTCGACGCCACTGAGATGGTTTTAAATGACAGTGTGCTCGATCCGCTTCGTAAGCTGCGACCTGCCGCGGTCGATAAACGCACCTTCGGTCACATCTTTATCGTTGGTGGATCGGCCTTTATGCCTGGTGCTCTATTGATGGCGGTGCAGGCGGCGGTGCGTTCGGGCGTGGGACTGGTGACGGCGTTCGCGCCTGCTTCGGTGGCTGCGACGCTAGCTGCTCAAGTGCCTGAGGCGATTTGGGTGCCATGGCCTGAAAGTTCGAATGGCACGTTGAGTCCAAGGGCCATGCCGTTGCTCTTCGATCGTATCGATCAAGCGACTGCGGTATTGATCGGCCCAGGAATGGGCAAAGATCGCAACACCGAAAAGGTGGTTCAAGAGATCGTGCAGAAGGTCGCGTTGCCCGTTATCTTGGATGCGGATGCGTTGCGAACACGTGCCTTAGAATTGTCACTGAAACGTAAGCCTGAGATGGGGGCTGTTATTTTAACGCCACATATGGGTGAGTTCATGCGGATGGCAAAGCTGGGTCAGCCGGACTATTCGAATCAGACATTGATCAACTTTTGTAAGAGCTACCGCGTGATGACAGTGCTCAAGGCCGCACATACACGGCTCTGTGATGGTGAGACCGTCTGGTATAATATATGCGGTGGCCCAGTGCTATCACGGGGTGGCAGTGGAGATGTGTTGGCCGGTCTGATCGGGGGGATGGTTGCTCAGGATAATGCCAGTGCGCAGACCTCGGTCGCCCGTGGCATGGTGCTGCATGGCCAAGCGGCTCAACACTTAGCTAGGGAGCTTGGTCAAGTGATGGTGCATACCACACAGTTGCTGGAGTATCTGCCTAAGGTA of Lentimonas sp. CC4 contains these proteins:
- a CDS encoding NAD(P)H-hydrate dehydratase; amino-acid sequence: MKALPCAHPVLSCQQAATFEASVLADESAEWSAMQKAGIGIAKAVCLDYQELQPLPQGLNVLALIGKGNNGGDALIACGQLLADFPRARVTLIFAVDPASLKPLAARAYQQLKGRVSAHQVDAGSDEATIWELLKSASGGRAYDICIDGLLGMSFQPPVREPLRALIEAVNQYDQIHLRAAVDLPSGKGDASDELSFQADFTYATGITKQVLFDGIAGCGRVRSIDLGFFTTPEGAEVDATEMVLNDSVLDPLRKLRPAAVDKRTFGHIFIVGGSAFMPGALLMAVQAAVRSGVGLVTAFAPASVAATLAAQVPEAIWVPWPESSNGTLSPRAMPLLFDRIDQATAVLIGPGMGKDRNTEKVVQEIVQKVALPVILDADALRTRALELSLKRKPEMGAVILTPHMGEFMRMAKLGQPDYSNQTLINFCKSYRVMTVLKAAHTRLCDGETVWYNICGGPVLSRGGSGDVLAGLIGGMVAQDNASAQTSVARGMVLHGQAAQHLARELGQVMVHTTQLLEYLPKVLRGDS
- a CDS encoding pyridoxine 5'-phosphate synthase yields the protein MTTSASKILLGVNVDHCATVRQARFREHALDHGNEVEPDPVAFALLCEKAGADGITIHLREDRRHVQDSDVRRAREQIGTRLNLEMACTPAMIEYALELKPDSVCLVPESREEVTTEGGLDIVGQKARVGEVVAAMTDAGIITSLFIDPDPAQIEASAELKAPWVELHTGAYANAYYGERRAAELEILRKGAELAHSLGLVVNAGHGINYTNITEVLEIPHLHELNIGHTIVSRALFVGVEQAVREMKAYLV